The segment CAGCTCTATCCGGAGGGAAATTTGTATTCAAACTTTTGGACACTGCAGAAAATACCCCAAGGATATTCCTGGCTTCCAGTTTTTCCATTATGGTCGAAGCCAGGGTAAACATAAATTTTTGCTGGCGCTCCATCCTGCCTACATCCGCCTTATTATCTTTTCTGAAACGGAGGAATTTTACGGCATCAGCACCGTTTAAGGTCTGAGAACCGGGCTTAAAATAAATAAGAAGACCGTCGGCATTATCCACATAGTACATCTTACTTTCAATATTTACTCTCACTCCGCCAAAATAATCTACAATATTTTTAACTCCGTCATAATCCACCTGCGCATAATATCTTACTTTTTCTTTCAGGACTGCTTCGACAACCTTTAGCATCTCCGCATTTGCTTTGGCGTTTTTTCCTTCGTTATAATTCAAGACATAGACGGAATTTATCTTTCTTGCCTTACTGCGGTAAGTCACTTTTGTATCCCGCGGTATAGAAATAAAGGCTACCTTTTTATCTTTTACCGCAAAGTGAACCACTATCATGGTATCCGCATGGTGAGTATACGGGTCGGAAGAGTCTACACCCATAAGAAGAATATTTACATCTTGTTCCAGACGATTATTGTAGAAGTAGACACCTGCGCCTAAAGCAAGGACAAATACAAGTATTAAGAACAGCTTTACACCTTTTTTCATTTTACGTAATTATTCCAGGCCTCTATAGATTTTGGATGAATTATCTTCTTCTTAAGCAACACATACTCCAGCTTTTTCATAAGCGCCAGGATAAAACCATTATTCAAATCCTTCAACGCCTCTCTTCTTATTGTAACTGCATCTTTAAATTTTCTGTTTCTTTCGGCTACATCAGATATGTAAATTATTTTATCCAGAGGGCTCATATACTTGTCTGCAGTACTGTGTTTTCGAATAGCGCTTAAGACCGCTTTATCTTTTATTTTGAAATGCCTTTTTGCAATTGCTTCCCCCAGTTTATTATGCCAGACAGGTCTAATAAGCTTTTCAAAACTATCAAATTTCACATATTTCAAATATTCTTTATGATTGCTAATTTCTTTACCACAATCATGCAAAAGCGCCGCCAGTTTTGCTTTCTCAGCGGAAACACCGTTTTTATTTGCAAGGTAAAGAGCAAAGGAAACAACACCGAGAGTATGCCTGTATTTCTCAGGCTTTAAATTTGCCTTCAGATACTCTTTTATTTCAGCTTCTGTAAAGATGTTTTTCATATATATATTTTTCCACCATTTCCGGCACCATAAATGTCGGAGGAAGACCCTTTTTTATCATACGTCTTATCTCACTTGACGAGACATCAATATTCCTTATTTCAACCTGAGTTCCGATCTTACTTGCTTTTTTATCGACCTTAAATCCCGGCCTGGTCATAATTAAAAAATGTATTTCCGTAATCAAGTCCTTCCACAACTTCCAGGTAGAAAGCTGTTCCACGATATCCGCTCCGACAACAAAATAAAGTTTATCCTTCTTTGAAAATATTGATTTATAATATCGTACAGTATCAATGGTAAAAGATTTTCCTGACTTTTTAAGCTCATAATCAGATATTTCGAAACCTGCAAATGGCTTTATCGCCAATTTTACCATGTTATACCTGTCTTTTGCCGAAGTTACAGATTTTTCATTTTTATGAGGCGGCCGGGCAGACGGAATAAATATTATTTTATCCAGTTTGCATGACTTCATTATATCTTCAGCGGCAATCATATGCCCGAGATGAATGGGATCAAATGTCCCGCCGAATAGTCCAATCCTCATAAATACGATACCACAGATAGAAGCAAAGAGATGACACAGATAAAACTCATAAATCTAACTCCTTATCACTAACCTTCCAACCATCTATACTAGAGATCCGCCCTACATAATTGGCGGATAAACATCCAAACTTCCGTCTTAGAACACGTTCCCCAGTCCTATATAGTATACATGACTTGGGCTTCCGCCGTCTGTCCTGAAACCCATATCAAACCTGAATATTACAGGATAACTCTGCCAGAGAAAAGTGTGTATTCTAATACCAAAACCTACTCCATTTTTCAAATCTCCGGGACCAATGTAAGAATAGTTATTAAATGCAGCACCTTGATCACTAAAAAGTACAGCTTTTACCTTTTTTATAAGGAGCCAGGAAGTCGGCCATACGCTTACGTCCGCTTTTTCTATCAAAGTAAATCTTAACTCTATATTGGAAAGAAGGAGATTGCTGCCTGTATTTTCTCCGGCAGGATAACCTCTTAAATTTTCAGCCCCCAAATTAAAATATCCCGCGTCAGTATCCAAAGAAATGCCGGCAAAGAATCTAAAAGCTAACGTGTTTTCTTTATCTATAAACAAATATTCCTGATCTTCTGCTTCCAGGTTAAGGAATTTCCGGGTTCCCCAAAATAAATAATCCGCCCGTTCAGCATTTAACGCAAAGGCAGAGCCGCCACAGGGAGTATCTATATTGTAAGTAAGGTTATCAAAAACAAAAGCCAGTGAGATAGAATTTGTAATTGTCCGGTAATTATTCCCGTCACCCTCATAGTAGCAATGGTCTTTTATGTAACTATTTACCGCAAGCTCCACCCTCGTATTTCTGTCAAACGGGTAGATTAACGGCAAAGAAACTCCGTCTTCTTCTGTATAATATTTACCTGCGATAGTATTATCGCTAAATAAGGAGATGCCGTAATTCCTCCAGGAATATAGAGCCAAGGCAAAGTTAACTCTATAGGCCGTGTTTCTATAAGTAAATTGAGCGCCGGTCTGATATTCCTTTATCCCCAGCGCATAGAACTCAAAACTATTTTCACCTAAAAGATCAGACATTGAGAGATATCCGCCGCCAAGCAAGCCTGCAGTGGAATCATAACCCAGTACAAAATAAACAAGATCCATAGACAAGCTGAATTTATAAGGTACGATCTGAAAATTTGTAAGGTTGTAATCTTTCTTGCCAAACCCGGACAAATCTACAAGAGGTTCAAATGCTACAGAAGAAAGTTTCTTTTCCTCAATGTTATCCATCAGGTAAA is part of the Candidatus Firestonebacteria bacterium RIFOXYD2_FULL_39_29 genome and harbors:
- a CDS encoding nicotinate (nicotinamide) nucleotide adenylyltransferase, which codes for MRIGLFGGTFDPIHLGHMIAAEDIMKSCKLDKIIFIPSARPPHKNEKSVTSAKDRYNMVKLAIKPFAGFEISDYELKKSGKSFTIDTVRYYKSIFSKKDKLYFVVGADIVEQLSTWKLWKDLITEIHFLIMTRPGFKVDKKASKIGTQVEIRNIDVSSSEIRRMIKKGLPPTFMVPEMVEKYIYEKHLYRS